A genomic window from Silene latifolia isolate original U9 population chromosome Y, ASM4854445v1, whole genome shotgun sequence includes:
- the LOC141631547 gene encoding uncharacterized protein LOC141631547, whose amino-acid sequence MVYAFNDLTERRPLWEQLVKFVGNINGPWVVCGDFNCVLSHSERLGGESLDAEIDDFQQCLDRCALVDGPAIGSYFTWNNKQDLAIRVYSRLDRVLINADWSVEMNDMYANFLPEGTFDHTPCLIQSASQQRTHRKPFKYYTMWDKSPYFIPNLMSWWQCSAEGTKMFKLVYKLKQLKSHLRRFNKDHFDDFENCTIRALKNLEYIQSKIANDPRDVYWLVKEKQAHEEVKDLQQACALFLSQKARIAWTKDGDCNTNYFHGIIKTRFMRNQIITIKDMHGRIIKRGKVCNEQHWEQLLSPVTPQEIKATIFSIPDHKAPGPDGYSSSFFKDSWSAIGGEVSAAIVDVFATRKLLKQINATTLTLIPKCLTLLLNSGP is encoded by the exons ATGGTGTATGCTTTTAATGACTTGACTGAGAGAAGACCTCTTTGGGAGCAACTAGTTAAGTTTGTTGGTAATATCAATGGGCCTTGGGTAGTTTGTGGTGATTTTAATTGCGTTTTATCTCATTCTGAACGGCTTGGTGGTGAAAGTTTGGATGCTGAGATTGATGATTTCCAGCAATGTTTGGATAGATGTGCTCTAGTGGATGGGCCTGCTATTGGTTCATACTTCACCTGGAATAATAAGCAGGACCTTGCTATTAGAGTTTATAGTAGATTGGATAGGGTGCTTATTAATGCTGATTGGAGTGTGGAGATGAATGATATGTATGCTAATTTTCTTCCTGAGGGTACATTTGATCATACTCCTTGTCTAATCCAGAGTGCCAGTCAACAAAGGACTCATAGGAAACCTTTTAAGTACTACACTATGTGGGACAAGTCACCTTATTTCATTCCTAATCTTATGAGTTGGTGGCAGTGCTCTGCTGAAGGGACAAAGATGTTCAAACTGGTTTACAAATTAAAGCAACTGAAGTCCCATTTGAGAAGATTCAACAAGGAtcattttgatgattttgagAATTGCACTATTAGAGCTCTGAAGAATCTTGAATATATTCAAAGTAAGATAGCTAATGATCCTAGAGATGTTTACTGGTTAGTTAAAGAAAAGCAAGCACATGAGGAGGTTAAAGATCTACAACAAGCATGTGCCCTTTTTCTTAGTCAAAAAGCTAGAATTGCATGGACTAAGGATGGAGATTGTAACACCAACTACTTCCATGGAATCATTAAAACCAGGTTTATGAGGAATCAGATCATTACTATTAAGGATATGCATGGCAGG ATTATCAAAAGAGGGAAGGTCTGCAATGAGCAACACTGGGAACAGCTGCTATCTCCTGTTACTCCTCAGGAGATTAAGGCTACTATATTCTCTATACCTGACCATAAAGCCCCAGGCCCTGATGGGTATTCTAGCTCCTTTTTCAAAGACTCTTGGTCAGCTATAGGGGGTGAGGTTAGTGCAGCCATAGTAGATGTATTTGCCACTAGGAAGCTCCTCAAACAAATTAATGCCACAACTTTAACCTTGATTCCCAAATGCCTAACTCTGTTACTCAATTCAGGCCCATAA